The following are from one region of the Andrena cerasifolii isolate SP2316 chromosome 1, iyAndCera1_principal, whole genome shotgun sequence genome:
- the LOC143373387 gene encoding uncharacterized protein LOC143373387: protein MENNNSVSRDMKETKEELDQIIEEKEVEKMKIGGDFNARIGHEGGDFRIEEKHDVRRSKDKVNSTEGKLLLEMVEEKGWNILNGNMKGDDKGEYTYIGPRGSTVIDYIITNVEAKKDIKKFTVEERVESDHMPLIAELYRGTKRREREERWRERRIWTEEAKREFQIELNTINFNKTEVNEMVEEMIWAINNAVRKEEVKIKKWKLSSFK, encoded by the coding sequence atggagAATAATAACAGTGTAAGCAGAGATATGAAGGAGACGAAAGAAGAGCTAGACCAGATAATAGAGGAAAAGGAGGTGGAGAAAATGAAAATCGGAGGGGACTTCAATGCAAGAATTGGACATGAAGGGGGCGATTTTAGAATAGAGGAAAAGCATGACGTAAGGAgatcaaaagacaaagttaaCAGCACTGAGGGAAAGTTGTTATTAGAGATGGTGGAGGAAAAAGGATGGAATATCCTGAACGGGAATATGAAGGGAGATGATAAAGGAGAGTATACATATATTGGGCCGAGAGGGAGCACGGTAATTGATTATATAATAACAAATGTCGAGGCGAAAAAAGATATAAAGAAATTCACAGTGGAAGAAAGAGTTGAGTCAGACCATATGCCTCTGATTGCAGAACTATATAGAGGAACTAAAAGGAGAGAACGGGAGgagagatggagagagagaagaaTCTGGACAGAGGAAGCGAAGAGAGAGTTTCAAATTGAATTAAACACAATAAACTTTAATAAAACGGAGGTGAATGAAATGGTAGAAGAAATGATATGGGCAATAAATAATGCAGTACGGAAAGAGGaagtaaaaatcaaaaaatggaAATTGAGCAGCTTTAAGTGA